In Anomaloglossus baeobatrachus isolate aAnoBae1 chromosome 3, aAnoBae1.hap1, whole genome shotgun sequence, one genomic interval encodes:
- the POLR1C gene encoding DNA-directed RNA polymerases I and III subunit RPAC1 isoform X2 has product MADTVHEMRSRVLLGEYGIRNVHSTDFPGNYPGYEDSWDLAKFEQRFRVDVVRMEDDVLEFDMVGIDAALANAFRRILLAEVPTMAVEKVYVYKNTSIIQDEILAHRLGLIPIRADPRLFEYQNSGDAEGTDIDTLQFELSVRCSRNLRASKDSSDPNELYRDHRVYTSHMKWLPQGNQADLFPESDPPRPVHPDILIAQLRPGQEIHVVMHCVKGIGKDHAKFSPVATASYRLLPEISLLCPVEGELAERLQRCFSPGVIEVDIVKGKKAARVENARIDTGSREIFRHDDLKNLVKMGRVRDHFIFSIESTGILAPDTLLTEAIKVLMGKCRRFLDELDSASLD; this is encoded by the exons ATGGCGGACACCGTGCACGAGATGAGAAGCCGCGTGCTGCTGGGGGAGTACGGGATCCGAAAC GTTCACAGCACGGACTTTCCTGGGAATTACCCCGGCTATGAGGACAGCTGGGACCTGGCCAAGTTTGAGCAG CGGTTCCGGGTGGATGTGGTCAGGATGGAGGACGATGTTCTGGAGTTCGATATGGTTGGGATCGATGCCGCCTTGGCAAACGCATTCAGACGCATCCTGCTGGCAGAG GTGCCCACCATGGCTGTGGAGAAGGTCTATGTATATAAGAACACGTCCATCATCCAAGATGAGATCCTTGCCCACCGCCTGGGGCTCATCCCCATCCGCGCCGACCCTCGACTGTTCGAGTACCAGAACTCAG gagacgctgagggcacAGACATTGACACCCTGCAGTTTGAGCTGAGCGTCCGCTGCTCCCGGAACCTTCGTGCCTCCAAGGATTCCTCTGACCCCAATGAGCTGTACCGCGACCACAGAG TGTACACCAGTCACATGAAGTGGCTGCCCCAGGGTAACCAGGCCGACCTGTTCCCGGAGTCTGACCCCCCGCGCCCCGTGCACCCCGATATCCTGATCGCCCAGCTTCGGCCTGGACAGGAGATCCATGTGGTCATGCACTGTGTGAAGGGCATCG GGAAGGATCATGCCAAGTTCTCACCGGTGGCTACGGCCAGTTACCGCCTCCTGCCGGAGATCTCGCTGCTGTGCCCTGTGGAGGGAGAGCTGGCGGAGAGACTGCAGAGATGTTTCTCCCCCGGTGTCATCGAAGTGGACATTGTCAAAG GTAAGAAGGCGGCTCGGGTGGAGAATGCGCGGATTGACACGGGCAGCCGAGAGATCTTCCGCCATGATGACCTGAAGAACCTGGTGAAGATGGGACGAGTGCGAGACCACTTCATAT TTTCTATAGAATCAACGGGGATCCTGGCTCCAGACACGCTGCTCACAGAGGCCATAAAAGTTCTGATGGGGAAATGTCGCCGCTTCTTGGATGAGCTGGACTCCGCCAGCTTGGACTGA
- the POLR1C gene encoding DNA-directed RNA polymerases I and III subunit RPAC1 isoform X1 has product MTTPTTGPLRPGERPPAAPGEGVHSTDFPGNYPGYEDSWDLAKFEQRFRVDVVRMEDDVLEFDMVGIDAALANAFRRILLAEVPTMAVEKVYVYKNTSIIQDEILAHRLGLIPIRADPRLFEYQNSGDAEGTDIDTLQFELSVRCSRNLRASKDSSDPNELYRDHRVYTSHMKWLPQGNQADLFPESDPPRPVHPDILIAQLRPGQEIHVVMHCVKGIGKDHAKFSPVATASYRLLPEISLLCPVEGELAERLQRCFSPGVIEVDIVKGKKAARVENARIDTGSREIFRHDDLKNLVKMGRVRDHFIFSIESTGILAPDTLLTEAIKVLMGKCRRFLDELDSASLD; this is encoded by the exons GTTCACAGCACGGACTTTCCTGGGAATTACCCCGGCTATGAGGACAGCTGGGACCTGGCCAAGTTTGAGCAG CGGTTCCGGGTGGATGTGGTCAGGATGGAGGACGATGTTCTGGAGTTCGATATGGTTGGGATCGATGCCGCCTTGGCAAACGCATTCAGACGCATCCTGCTGGCAGAG GTGCCCACCATGGCTGTGGAGAAGGTCTATGTATATAAGAACACGTCCATCATCCAAGATGAGATCCTTGCCCACCGCCTGGGGCTCATCCCCATCCGCGCCGACCCTCGACTGTTCGAGTACCAGAACTCAG gagacgctgagggcacAGACATTGACACCCTGCAGTTTGAGCTGAGCGTCCGCTGCTCCCGGAACCTTCGTGCCTCCAAGGATTCCTCTGACCCCAATGAGCTGTACCGCGACCACAGAG TGTACACCAGTCACATGAAGTGGCTGCCCCAGGGTAACCAGGCCGACCTGTTCCCGGAGTCTGACCCCCCGCGCCCCGTGCACCCCGATATCCTGATCGCCCAGCTTCGGCCTGGACAGGAGATCCATGTGGTCATGCACTGTGTGAAGGGCATCG GGAAGGATCATGCCAAGTTCTCACCGGTGGCTACGGCCAGTTACCGCCTCCTGCCGGAGATCTCGCTGCTGTGCCCTGTGGAGGGAGAGCTGGCGGAGAGACTGCAGAGATGTTTCTCCCCCGGTGTCATCGAAGTGGACATTGTCAAAG GTAAGAAGGCGGCTCGGGTGGAGAATGCGCGGATTGACACGGGCAGCCGAGAGATCTTCCGCCATGATGACCTGAAGAACCTGGTGAAGATGGGACGAGTGCGAGACCACTTCATAT TTTCTATAGAATCAACGGGGATCCTGGCTCCAGACACGCTGCTCACAGAGGCCATAAAAGTTCTGATGGGGAAATGTCGCCGCTTCTTGGATGAGCTGGACTCCGCCAGCTTGGACTGA